The segment CGGGCGGGCTGGTGGGGTGTGTGTCCTGTGACTGCCTCCACATCGCAGCAGACCTGACTctcaggaggtctgggttcaCCATGACCATGGGGGACGCCCGCCCCTGGGTGGGCTCCTCCCGCTGTGGCCGACACGGCTACAGGCAGGCCGGCTCCCGCTGTTCCCCGTCCCTTCTGCCGGCCTGTGCTGCTCAGTGCCTGTGGGCCGGGCTGCCCCGGGCCCTTCTGGTCTCTCCTCTGGTCCCCGAGAGCCCGCGGCAGCCCCGGGCCGGCCCAAGCCGAGCTCCTCCCAAGTGGAAGGTGACCACGGCTGCCGCCTGTCTTTCTTCGCCTGGCTCCCTGCTGCCCTGAGCTCAAATCCGTGGGCGTTGGGTCCAAGGCCCTCAGGCCACAGTTGCCCCAACCCCGGCCCCCCGCTGGCTCCATCCCCTATCAGCCCGGTCCTCCTCAGCGCCTGGGGGCACCCCCACCATGACCACACCCTCCTTCTATCCGCTGGGGCAGGGCAGAGAATGTGGGTGGGCGTCTGCCCCCTGCCCGCGTGCAGAGCAGGGTCACGGGGCTTCTGAGCACAGCTGAGGGGCCGGTGGGGCCCATCCGTCCAGAGAAGAGAGACCCTGCTGACCCCAGCGGGCCACCAGAAAGCCTCCAGGAGTAAGGACCACCCTCGAGGGGAGGGCCTGCCTGAGACGACGGGTCCGAAAGACGAGCAGGGGGATGTTTGGAGGCTGCACTCCGACACCTGCGAGGTGCCTGGGGAGCACCTGGCCTTTCCCCCAGACCTGTCTGGCCAGAGCTCAGGGGAGCACGGCCGTCTGCCTCAGCTGCACCTCCCGATAGAAGGTTCTAGGACgtctgtttgggctgctgtaacacaGAACCCGCTGAATGTGGTACAGAAGCAACAGGGGTTTctcctctggaggctggaagtctgaggtcagggtgcTAAGAGCCTGGTGTCTGGCGAGGGCCCTCATATGGCTTGTGGACGGCAGCTTTCCCATCGCACCCTCTTCTCTGCACGTGTGGGGACAGGTTTCTGGTGTCCTTCCCTCTTCTAAGGGGCCCAGCCCTACTGGGTTGGGGTTCCACCCTTACAAccccacttcactttcacccccTGGAAGGCCCCAAAGGCACTGGACAAATACATCATGTCCAGCATGAGGGCTTCCGCACGGGAAGCGGGGCGGGGACAATTCAGAGGCCCGTGACGGAGACCAGGCCCCCACCGCGTGTCTGCAGCGCTATCCAGCGCAAAAGTTACTGCACGGACAGAGAAACGGGAAAATGCAATCTATGGTCGAAAACAAGGAGTTAATAAaaaccggggcttccctggtggctcggacagtaaggAGCCTGCTGCAACACAGCAGacccaggctcagtccctgggtcgggaagacctcccggagaagagaatgacaacccactccaggattcttgcctggggaatccatgggtagaggagcctggctggctatagtccatggggtcgcaaagagtcggacacgactgagcgactaacacacgtACAACTGAAAGTGATGCTGAGAAGAGCCAGGGTTGGGTTTGGGACAGGAAGGTCTGAAGCCGGCTTCACACCCTGAGCTTTCCCTCTGTTCCCGCGTGGGTGCCGTTTCCACTGCCCATCAGTCTAGTCCTTTCTCATAGCCTCTCTTTATCGATCGATTGCGCTGCTTATCAACCTGTCCATTTCTCAGCTTACCTGTAAATTATCACCTATTATATCTATCACAGACATTTCTTTCtgggtgtgtgcgtgctcagttgcttagtcgtgtctgactatttgtgaccccgtggactgtagcccgccaggctcctctgtccatggggatgctctaggcaagaatactggagcggatcgccatgctctcctccaggggatcttcccaacccagggatcggagccctcgtctcctgcattgacaggcagattctttactgctgagccagagaGGAAGCCCCTCTTTCTTTCTAATAGGGTAAATTCAGGCAAACTGAATTCTGTAAACACATCTGGTTGAagactttgaatttattttcttagaagaCAGCAAAGCACTTTCTGTtgatgaaacatttttttatccttttgtcCCAAAGGTTATTTTTCCCGCCCTTTGTCTTTTCTTACTTCATGCATTTGTAGTCTctccattttttcttatttatgttagttaatttattattttttaaaaacagtactaATGATTCTGTTAATAATCCTGTAAATTAATGGAAAAATTCTGTTCATCTTCTCAAggatgaagacttttttttttttagtttccggGCTCCCAGGCGCGGGGTCCACGCCGCCCCGAGGACCGATCCAGGGGTTGGGCACACTGAGCAAACCCAAGGGTGGGCTGGGTGGCCCTCCGCCCACACGACGGCGGCGGCGCTTGCCTTTGCCGGGGTTGCGCACTGGCTCCTTCCTTCTGTGACCAAAACCTGCGCGTGGAGCATGCCCAGTCCTGCCGGCCACTCCCCCGGGGGAGGACTTTGATCCATTCGTTACATCTGCTGTTCTCTGGTCCctatttgttatttccttctccttgaggTCCTGTGGTTTATATTGttgtccttttttaatttttatttttaattttattttttcgctcagtcttgtctgactcttcacgaccccacggactatagagtccatggagttctccaggccagaatactggagtaggtggcctttccctgctccaggggatcttccccacccagggatcgaacccaggtctcccacattgcaggtggattcttcaccagctgagccaccagggaagcccctcttgtcCTTTTTAGAAACACTTCTTTATCTGTGTGTCTGGCTGCCAGCCTCCTGCGTGGGGCTCTTCCTCGCGGCATGTGGGCTGCCTCTCTCTGCAGCGCGGTAGCTGTGGCCGTGGGCTtgcgttcagtcgctcagttgtgtccaactcttcatgaccccatggactgcatcccgccaggctcctctgtccctgggattctccaggcaaggatactggagtgggttgccctgccctcctccaggggatctttccaacccagggatcaaacgcgtgtctctggcatctcctgcattggcaggcaggttctttacccctgagccacctgggaagctgctccACTgaaggtgggatcttagttctctgaccagggatggaagccacatcccccgcattggaaggtggattctcaaccccTGGAGCACGGGGAATCCCCAGTCCAGCTGTGAGAATTGGGAATCTAATACATTActttcaatcttttatttttaagggtgTGTTTAAGGCTTTGACGTTTCTTCTGACCCTGTTTCAtgtgatattttaataatatttattataaataaattctgTGATTTCACTTTGCATTTTTGTTTCATCCAAGagtattttctaaaatagaaaaaaatttaaagtcctTGTTTTATTGTCATTTGGTCAGATAAGTTTGCAATATTTCTACTTTGTGGAGCTCACCGATGCTGTGCTTGTGGCTAGACAGTCAGTTCTGTGCGTGTTTTCCTCTCTGTTATCAAGGCGTACAATTCTATGCGCGTGTGGTGAATTtgcttcagttgtctccgactctttgtgaccctgtggaccgtaacccaccaggctcatctgtccatgggattccccaggcaagacgactgagtgggttgccatgccctccttcagtagatcttccccactcagggattgaacccacgtctcttacatctctcgtgttggcagctgggttctttgccactaccgccacctgcgaagcctgtaaaattaatacataaaccCTCATGACCCGCCTTAGACATTTTAGGACTTCTTTACCcacatcaggggcttccctggtggcacagacggtacagaatctgcctgaaattgatgattgatgattttgaactgtggtgctttgACCCAGgttcgatggggttgcaaagagtcagacttgactgagtgactcacgCTTTCACTTTACGCCCACCCACAGTGAGTCCTTAGGCCCACCTCTACTGAGAGGGCGTGCGCACCTCTCCTGCCACAAATGCATTTCTGTTTGCACTTTGCCTTTGGAAGTTCGATGCCAGCTTGTTCTCACCCTTGAAAGTAATTTGATCATTTGCCTGGAGACCCTAAAGAATTTTCCTTTATCGGTAAAGTCTGAGAGTCAATTTCTTTCCTGACAACAATTAGCTCTTACTgaattctttcctgttttttgttcatttctgctcttagttaattaaaaaaacacatttcaagATGTTCTTCTAATGTCCTTCAATGCTTTGGCATATTTAGTTCAGTCTGGAGTTTCACGTAATAGTTATTGCTTTCCACATACCCTCCTCTCCCCACGGTGGGATTTCCACTAGAAgaaatgttttcattcttttcttgatttcttcttctaAGAGCAAAGTATATACTccttctgctactgctaagtcacttcagtcatgtccgactctgtgtgaccccatagacagcagtccaccaggctcccccatcctgggattctccaggcaagaacactggagtgggttgccatttccttctccaatgcatgaaagtgaaaagtgaaagtgaagtcgctcagtcgtgtccgaccctcagcgaccccatggactgcggccttccaggctcctccgtccatggggttttccaggcaagagtactggagtgggatgccattgccttctccgatatactcCTTAAGTCTATTCATTTCCTGAGTGGGATTGGCAGTTTCGATGACTTTCAAGATTCCTAATTCATATGCATCCATATGCAGAGGactctctctcagttcagttcagttagttcagttgctcagtcgtgtccgactctttgtgaccccatgaatcgcagcacgccaggcctccgtgtccatcaccaactcccagagcttgctcaagctcatgtccattgagtcagtgatgccacccaacctcatcctctgctgtcgccttcccctcctgctttcaatctttcacagaatcagggtcttttccagtgagtcagttctttacatcaggtggctgaagtataggagcttcaacttcagcatcagtccttccaatgaatattcaggactgatttcctctaggactgactgccttgatctccttgcagtccaagggactctcaagagtcttttccaacaccacagttcaaaatcatcaattctttggtgctcagctttctttatggtccaactctcacatccatacatgactactggagaaaccacagctttgactagatggacctttgttggcaaagcaatgtctctgctttttaatatgctgtctaggttggtcatagtttctcttccaaggagcaagtatcttttaatttcctggctgcagtcaccatctgcaatgattttggaatcccccaaaatgaagtctctcactgttaccattgtttccccatctatttgccacgaggtgatgggactggatgccatgaccttcattttttgaatgttgagttttaagccagctttttcactttcctctttcactttgatcaagaggctctttagttcctcttcgctttctgccataaaggtagtgtcatctgcatatctgcagttattgatatttctcttggcaatcgtgattccagcttttgcttcactgagcccagcatttcacatgatgtactctgcatataagttaaataagcagcgtgacaatatacagccttgatgtactcctttcccaatttggaaccagtgtgttgctCCATATCTGACTCggaactgtggcttcttgacctgcatacagatttctcagggagcaggtaaggcggtctggtattcccatctcttgaagaattttccagtttgttgtgatccacacagtcaaaggctttggtgtagtcaagaaagcagaagtagatgcttttctggaattctcttgctttttctatgatccaatggatgttggcaagttgatctctggttcctctgccttttctaaattcagcttgaacatctgaaagttctcatttcacatactgttgaaggctagcttggagaatttttagcattactttgctagtgtgcaagatgagtgcaattgtgcagtagtttgagcattctttggccttgcctttctttgggattggaatgaaaactgaccttttccagtcctgtggccactgctgagttttccaaatttgctggcatattgagtgcagcactttcacagcatcatcttgcaggatttgaaatagctcaactggaattccatcacctccactagctttgttcatagtgatgcttcctaaggcccacttgacttcacattccaggatgtctggctctaggtgagtgattacaccatcgtggttatctgggtcattaagatcttttttgtatagttctgtgtattcctgccacctcttcttaatatcttctgcttctgttaggtccataccgtttctgtcctttattgagcccatctttgcatgaaatgttcccttggcatctctacttttcttgaagagatctccagtctttcccattctattgttttcctctatatcttttcactgatcgctgaggaaggctttcttctttctccttgctgttctttggaatctgcattcagatgggtatatctttctctttctcctttgctttttgcttcccttctttttccagctatttgtaaggcctcctcagacagccattttgcctttttgcatttcttttccatggggatggtcttgatccctgtctcctgtagaatgtcacaaacctccatccatagtttatcaggcactctgtctgtcagatctagtcccttaaatctatttctcacttccactgtatagtcataagggatttgatttaggtcatacctgaatgatgtagtattttctccagtttcttcaatttcagtctgaatttgtcaataaggagttcatgatctgagccacagtcagcttgagatcttgtttttgctgactgtatagagcttctccatctttggctgcaaagaatataatcagtctgattttggtgttgcccATCTGATGGTCAGATGTAAGCAGAGTAATCCTAGCTGTTTCCACAGCCTATGCTGCAGTCTGAGTGTCTGAGTACCTGCCCCCACAACTAAAGTCCTCTGCGGACAATAACCCAGAAGGTCCtgttgtgcagcacagggagctctgctccgTATCATGTGGCCGCCTGGATGGGGTGGGGTCTGGGGGAGCACAGTACATGTATGTGTAGGGCTGAGTGCCCCTGCTCATCTGAAACCgtctcaacattgttaattggctataccccaatagaaaataaaaagtttaaattgaaaaaaagtgtgtgtatatatatatatattatatatataatatatatatatggagttctaattctttggccacctgatgcgaagaactgactcattagaaaagaccctgatgctgggaaagattgaaggcaagaggagaaggggacgacagaggatgagatggctggatggcatcacgaactcaatggacatgagtttgagtaagctctgggaattggtggtggacagggaggcctggtgttctgcagtccatggggtcacaaagagtcggacacgcctgagcaactgaactgaactgatacacacacataaatatataaaacggAATCACTTTTTGTAGAGCAGTaattaacataacactgtaaatcaactatatttcaataaaatcattaaaataaaaaagtaaaaagccataaagtgaaagtaacttagtcctgtctgactctttgagacccaatggactatacagtccatggaatcctccaggccagattattggagtgggttctactcccttctccaggggatcttccggattcagagatccaacccaggtctcctgcattgcaggcagattctctaccatcacCAGGGTAGTCATTGGACCTATACatctgaaagtcactcagtcgtgacccagagttggtatagtccatgggattctccaggccagaatactggagtgggtagttgttccctttatctaggggatcttcccaacccagggatcgaacccaggtctcccacattgcagctgaCACCCTAAGCCCTGATGTGATGGGACTGAggggtggggcctttgggaggtgattaggtcatgagggtggagcctcaTGATGGGAATGGTGGTTTGGTGGGttagatgctaagtcatgtccgactctgtgaccccatggaccttagcccgccaggctcctctccccatgggattttccagacaagaatactggagtgggttgctgtttccttctccagggaatctttccaacacagggattgaacctgagtctcctgcattgcaggcagtctctttactgactaagcccccagggaagcccaatgggtCTGCTTCTAGCATCTGCTTTTTTCTGCTGTCTCGCTCACTTAGTCTTCATCTCTCAGGTGTTTTTCAGGAAATCCTgcttgaaaaaataatgaacaagGTTAATGTGAAGGTTGGGATGATGTTTTTGTCTTTCACTGTTGTTTTCTCCCATCAGGCATCTGGGAGGCTGGTGGTCAGCTGGGGACCCTGACCACCaacagttctgttgcttcctgacctgcatacaggtttctcaagaggcaggtcaggtggtctggtattcccatgtctttcagaattttccatagtttattgtgatccacacagtcaaaggctttggcatagtcaataaagcagaaatagatgtttttctggaattctcttgtcaAGAGTGTATCTCTATTAccctttaataaaactttgctacacgAAAAGCTCCCAGTagtcaagccttgtctctggccctggatcgaaatcctctcctctggaggtcaCCAGTCCTGGCGTAGCACACGGCTCACCACCGCAACCTTTCACTGGCACCACCAACCCAGTGCCAAAGCCTACCAGTGCAGCCTCCAAATGCAGCCCACAGCACCCCTGCCTGTTTCATCACTGAAACACCCTCTGAACCTTAGCAGACGCTCTCCTGGAAGGCTGGCTCCCAACCAAGCAGGAAGGCCATGTGTCCACGGCGCTGACATCCTTGCCCGGGCCCTCCCAGTGCAATCAGAAGAACTGAAGCCCCCGCCAGGCTTCAAGGCACAGAAGGCTGTGGCCGGAGACCCTAACTTACAGCCCAACCCTTGCCTGACCCTCAGATTCAGCCACTTGGGCCTCCTGAAGCTTATCAAATAGGCCAGGGCTCAGGCCCACGTGGTTGAGGGTCCTCTGCTTGACCCTCTCCATCCCCGCCCCCATTTTGTCTTCCTGACCTCCCCCCAGGTCTGTTTACCTGTCTGCTCTATCAGGGGTAAGGGCTCTGACTCCTCCGTGGGACCCCCAGCTCCGAGCACAGGACTAACACCAAGTATGCGGTCACAGTATTTGGGGAGTTAACTCACTAAACCATTTTTAGATACGCCACCTCATATTCCGTGGTCGTCTTCAGTGTAGGTAATCCCTTAAGCAAAGCGCACCCCAACAAATTACTAACAGTAATCAGGTCTCTAAGAGCTTGGAGATAATGCAGGCGATCCAGGCCAGGCTCGCGGCGAGGAGCGCGCTCCGCTGCCTGCGTCCGCCCGCGGAGCCCAGCGCCCGAAGCGCGCGCAGGCCCGCCCCCTCTGCGCTGGCCCCGCCCTCCGCCCCGGCCGGAGCAGGCCCCGCCCCTCTCCAGCCGGCCCTCCCTCTttccggccccgcccctccgctCCGCCCTGCACAGACCCCGCCCAGCGCCCCGCCCCTTCCCATCCGGCCCCGCCCTCCGCCGGCCGGGTGTAGGTCAGCCCGCCGGCTCCCCGCCGCCGCGCCAGCCATGGTGAACTTGGGCCTGTCCCGGGTGGACGACGCCGTGGCCAGCAAGCACCCGGTGAGAAGGCCGGCCTGGACGCGGGCCCCGACCTCAGAAGCTGACCTGAGCGGGGCGGGGGCCTTGGTGGGAGTACCCTCATCAGGGAAGCGAAGAGGGACAGAGGTGTGGGACCCTTTTGCGGTGGCAATGGAGGCCTCCTGCCTGGGTGGGCAGGGGGGCAGGCGGGGTGTGGCTGGGCCCCCAGGGCCTCACGATGAGTGGTCCCCTCCCCCGGGGCCGGAGTGCGCCCTAGGGAGGGACAGGAGGGGCAGGGAACTGAGCCTTCaaccccttccccctcccaggGACTAGGCGAGTACGCGGCTTGCCAGTCGAACGCTTTCGTGAAGGGCGTTTCCACCTTTGTCACAGGTAGGCTGGGTGCCGGGTGTGAGGAGGTCGCACCCTGACTCCCCAGCAAGTGGCGCCAGCTCACCAGCCCGCAGTGCTGGGAGCCTGGAAGGTGCTGTGGGCACGCGGGCTCTGCCGCGGTGGTCCCCTGGCCGGCCCCGAGGACAAGCTGGCTGATGGGGACCGTGGCTCTTGGCAGGCACGGGTGCAACCTTCGGCCTGCAGATGCTGGTTCAAAGGAAGCTTCCATACCCCTTTCAGTGGAAGGTGCTGCTGGCTGTGGGTGGGTACTCCAGCCTGGGACCCCTGAGGTGCACCTCAGTTGCCGCTG is part of the Bos indicus isolate NIAB-ARS_2022 breed Sahiwal x Tharparkar chromosome 11, NIAB-ARS_B.indTharparkar_mat_pri_1.0, whole genome shotgun sequence genome and harbors:
- the TMEM141 gene encoding transmembrane protein 141 isoform X2, giving the protein MVNLGLSRVDDAVASKHPGLGEYAACQSNAFVKGVSTFVTGTGATFGLQMLVQRKLPYPFQWKVLLAVGGYSSLGPLRCTSVAAGSSAESQAQWPATG
- the TMEM141 gene encoding transmembrane protein 141 isoform X1, encoding MVNLGLSRVDDAVASKHPGLGEYAACQSNAFVKGVSTFVTGTGATFGLQMLVQRKLPYPFQWKVLLAVVAGSVASYWVTRVESQKCSNLWLFLETGQLPKDMGTDRRS
- the TMEM141 gene encoding transmembrane protein 141 isoform X3, yielding MGTVALGRHGCNLRPADAGSKEASIPLSVEGAAGCGWVLQPGTPEVHLSCRWLFSRIAGSVASYWVTRVESQKCSNLWLFLETGQLPKDMGTDRRS